From the genome of Gemmatimonadota bacterium, one region includes:
- a CDS encoding FAD-dependent oxidoreductase, with amino-acid sequence MSIDRRSAVAALATLPLTRSLPRSLFVQPHGAAEHIAVIGAGAFGGWAALHLRRAGHRVTLVDAYGAGNSRASSGGETRLIRAVYNGQAAYIDMVARAYALWRESERSWNRRFLTRTGALWMFDGSDDAFARRSVEGMRRHGLPLEEVAPSDAARRWPQVSFTGVRHTWFEPEAGVLLARAACEAVREAFVREGGEFRIAAARLGAPGNTRLTSLALSDGTTLTADRYLFACGPWLGRLFPDVIGRRVRATRQEMFYFGTAAGDTRFTDPAMPAWANFSDRLYYGMPGNEARGFKAADDTLGDEIDPDTLERIVRPATLARVRAFVRRRFPALAKAPIVETRVCQYEYSTDGDFIVDRHPGMDNVWIAGGGSGHGFKVGPALGEHIAAVVDGREPVRPMFALKRLGNPNAAPASRKA; translated from the coding sequence ATGAGCATCGACCGTCGCTCAGCCGTCGCCGCGCTCGCGACACTCCCGCTCACCCGCTCCCTGCCGCGCTCGCTCTTCGTGCAACCGCACGGCGCCGCCGAGCACATCGCGGTGATCGGGGCCGGCGCCTTTGGCGGGTGGGCCGCGTTGCACCTGCGGCGCGCCGGCCATCGCGTGACCCTGGTCGACGCGTACGGCGCCGGGAACTCGCGCGCCTCGTCAGGCGGCGAGACGCGCCTCATCCGTGCCGTGTACAACGGGCAGGCGGCGTACATCGACATGGTCGCCCGCGCGTACGCGTTGTGGCGCGAGTCCGAACGGTCGTGGAACCGCCGATTCCTCACCCGCACCGGGGCGCTCTGGATGTTCGACGGGAGCGACGATGCCTTCGCCCGCCGTTCGGTGGAGGGGATGCGCAGGCACGGGCTTCCGCTGGAAGAGGTCGCGCCGAGCGACGCGGCCCGGCGCTGGCCGCAGGTCTCGTTCACCGGCGTGCGCCACACCTGGTTCGAGCCCGAGGCCGGGGTGCTGCTCGCGCGCGCCGCCTGCGAGGCGGTGCGCGAGGCGTTCGTGCGCGAAGGCGGGGAGTTCCGCATCGCGGCGGCCCGACTCGGCGCGCCGGGCAACACGAGGCTCACGTCGCTCGCGCTGTCCGACGGCACGACGCTCACCGCCGATCGCTATCTCTTTGCCTGCGGCCCGTGGCTGGGCCGTCTCTTTCCCGATGTCATTGGACGGCGTGTGCGCGCCACGCGGCAGGAGATGTTCTACTTCGGGACCGCCGCGGGCGACACGCGCTTCACCGATCCGGCGATGCCGGCGTGGGCCAACTTCAGCGATCGCCTCTACTACGGCATGCCGGGCAACGAGGCGCGCGGCTTCAAGGCCGCCGACGACACGTTAGGCGACGAAATCGACCCGGACACGCTCGAGCGCATCGTGCGCCCCGCCACCCTGGCCCGTGTGCGCGCCTTCGTGCGCCGGCGCTTCCCGGCGCTCGCCAAGGCGCCCATCGTGGAGACGCGCGTCTGCCAGTACGAGTACAGCACGGACGGCGACTTCATCGTCGACCGCCACCCGGGGATGGACAACGTCTGGATTGCCGGTGGCGGCTCGGGGCACGGCTTCAAGGTGGGGCCAGCGCTGGGGGAGCACATTGCCGCCGTCGTGGATGGGCGCGAACCGGTGCGTCCCATGTTCGCGCTCAAGCGCCTCGGCAATCCCAACGCCGCGCCCGCGTCGCGTAAGGCGTAG
- a CDS encoding DUF1801 domain-containing protein, which translates to MPPTPPTSIDAYLAPLPSDQREALQRVRLAVRSAVPQAEECISYGLPTFRLGGKAFFHFGAAARHCAIYGALERDFEEELSDFETNGKGTIRFQPDHPLPLTLIKKLARARLARGGATR; encoded by the coding sequence ATGCCTCCAACGCCACCCACGTCCATCGACGCCTACCTCGCCCCCCTCCCGTCCGACCAGCGGGAGGCGTTGCAGCGGGTGCGTTTGGCCGTCCGGTCGGCGGTACCCCAAGCAGAAGAGTGCATCAGCTATGGGCTCCCGACCTTTCGACTCGGCGGCAAGGCCTTCTTCCATTTCGGCGCAGCGGCGCGGCACTGCGCCATCTATGGTGCGCTTGAACGAGACTTCGAGGAGGAGCTCTCGGACTTCGAGACCAACGGGAAGGGGACGATTCGCTTCCAGCCAGATCATCCCCTCCCGCTGACGTTGATCAAGAAGCTCGCGCGGGCGCGCCTGGCTCGGGGGGGCGCCACCCGGTGA
- a CDS encoding PAS domain-containing protein — translation MRPQVNYLLLIVVVLVLLGATVGYAWRHRRAPGALHFLAFSGAAWAWAFLVAAMAVADPLTARVLLSVKYLAIGLATTSSFLFIAQRTGRLTRLSRWQLAAFFAIPVLGHVASYRDAAGMVSNVSFGEAYELTHVAAISFGPVYWLFTGYAYALILSSIAFLLFSRREGASMARVQATPLLIGVVAPLATNILLITGIAPRAFDPMPFGIALTGIGLWWGAFRHRILDLVPVARQVLVDTLHEGILIVDREGRILDVNQHFASLAGVVPARLVGMTLEQCRLPIGAMSDVLQRALSAAPASGASDPPPHHALEIGDRVFDVRVLTVAGRDASAEARIVVLQDVTERQRWQDEQARLITELQDALGQVKTLTGLLPICSGCKKIRDDVGDWQPLEVYIRDHSEAEFTHGMCPTCVDIWFPGFIESPRPKR, via the coding sequence ATGCGACCTCAGGTCAACTACCTGCTCCTGATCGTGGTGGTGCTCGTCCTGCTCGGGGCGACGGTCGGGTACGCCTGGCGGCACCGTCGCGCTCCCGGCGCCCTGCACTTCCTCGCCTTCTCGGGTGCGGCCTGGGCGTGGGCCTTCCTGGTTGCGGCGATGGCGGTCGCCGATCCCCTGACAGCGCGTGTGCTGCTCAGCGTGAAGTATCTCGCGATCGGCCTCGCCACCACCTCCAGCTTCCTCTTCATCGCCCAGCGCACCGGGCGCCTCACGCGCCTCAGCCGCTGGCAGCTGGCGGCCTTCTTCGCCATTCCCGTGTTGGGACACGTCGCCTCGTATCGAGACGCTGCCGGGATGGTCAGCAACGTCTCGTTTGGCGAGGCCTACGAGCTCACGCACGTCGCCGCCATCTCCTTCGGCCCGGTGTACTGGCTCTTCACTGGCTATGCCTACGCGCTGATCCTCTCGAGCATCGCGTTCCTGCTCTTCTCGCGACGCGAAGGGGCATCGATGGCGCGGGTCCAGGCCACGCCGCTGCTCATCGGGGTAGTCGCCCCGCTCGCGACGAACATCCTGCTCATTACTGGCATCGCCCCCCGGGCCTTCGATCCCATGCCGTTCGGGATCGCCCTCACAGGCATCGGGCTCTGGTGGGGCGCGTTCCGTCACCGAATCCTCGATCTCGTCCCCGTCGCGCGTCAGGTGCTCGTCGACACCCTTCACGAGGGGATCCTCATCGTCGATCGCGAGGGGCGCATCCTGGACGTCAACCAGCATTTCGCCTCGCTCGCCGGTGTCGTCCCTGCACGACTCGTGGGGATGACGCTGGAGCAGTGCCGGCTGCCGATCGGCGCCATGTCCGACGTCCTGCAGCGAGCCCTCTCGGCAGCGCCGGCGTCAGGCGCCAGCGATCCGCCCCCACACCACGCGCTCGAGATCGGCGATCGTGTCTTCGATGTGCGCGTCCTGACGGTCGCCGGCCGCGACGCCAGCGCCGAAGCGCGCATTGTCGTCCTCCAGGACGTGACGGAGCGCCAACGATGGCAGGACGAGCAGGCACGCCTCATCACGGAGTTGCAGGACGCGCTCGGGCAGGTGAAGACCCTCACCGGCCTCCTCCCCATCTGCTCCGGGTGCAAGAAGATCCGCGACGACGTCGGTGACTGGCAACCGCTCGAGGTCTACATCCGCGACCACTCGGAAGCCGAGTTCACACACGGAATGTGCCCCACCTGTGTGGACATCTGGTTTCCGGGGTTCATCGAGTCTCCGCGCCCCAAGCGATAG
- a CDS encoding RagB/SusD family nutrient uptake outer membrane protein, whose product MKTFLHRLARGATALAAVSGLAACDNILEVEFPGQIPTEQIGDPSLAAVLVRSAVGDFECAYSNYMSGSAVHSDEYETANSNVPLANWGERTISPDETDYSIGTCEGNFGMNLTLHTARLQAEDATKKLGAWTDAQVAGRASLQAQAKVYAAYSYLLMGEGFCEVAFDGAARQPPTAALTAAESRFAEGITLAQASGNTDMLNLARVGMARTKMDLKKWAEAATFAAAVADGYTKNVDRGQETTRRHNKLWRLAEQTGAYTVATAYRSIADPRVLVADAGRGSFNAEVRLWVTKKYTGLTSPMRLASKIEANLIQAEALAQQGQVGPAMTIINARRAAVSLPALTATTQAEAVAHVIEERRKELSFEGGHRLNDLLRYNIVWKTGSNPFTNRPYGSTRCWPHPTREINGV is encoded by the coding sequence ATGAAGACGTTCCTGCATCGCCTGGCGCGTGGCGCGACGGCCCTCGCGGCCGTGAGCGGGCTCGCCGCCTGCGACAACATTCTCGAGGTCGAGTTCCCTGGGCAGATTCCCACGGAGCAGATCGGCGATCCATCGCTTGCCGCCGTCCTCGTTAGGTCGGCCGTCGGCGACTTCGAGTGCGCGTACAGCAACTACATGTCCGGCTCGGCGGTGCATTCCGACGAGTACGAGACGGCGAATTCCAACGTGCCGCTGGCCAACTGGGGAGAGCGCACGATTTCACCCGACGAGACCGACTACTCGATCGGCACGTGCGAAGGCAACTTCGGCATGAACCTGACGCTGCACACGGCGCGGTTGCAGGCCGAGGATGCCACGAAGAAGCTCGGGGCCTGGACCGATGCGCAGGTGGCGGGGCGTGCCTCACTGCAGGCGCAGGCGAAGGTCTACGCGGCCTATTCGTACCTGCTGATGGGCGAGGGATTCTGCGAGGTCGCGTTTGACGGTGCGGCCCGACAGCCCCCGACCGCGGCACTCACGGCGGCGGAGTCGAGATTTGCCGAGGGCATCACCCTCGCGCAGGCCTCGGGCAACACGGACATGCTGAACCTGGCGCGCGTCGGCATGGCGCGCACCAAGATGGACCTCAAGAAGTGGGCGGAGGCGGCGACCTTTGCCGCGGCCGTGGCCGACGGCTACACCAAGAATGTCGATCGGGGCCAGGAGACCACGCGCCGCCACAACAAGCTCTGGCGTCTCGCCGAACAGACCGGCGCGTACACCGTGGCGACGGCATATCGAAGCATCGCCGACCCGCGTGTCCTCGTCGCAGATGCGGGGCGTGGCTCGTTCAACGCCGAAGTACGGCTCTGGGTGACGAAGAAGTACACGGGGCTCACCTCGCCCATGCGTCTGGCGAGCAAGATCGAGGCGAACCTGATTCAAGCCGAGGCGTTGGCGCAGCAGGGGCAGGTCGGGCCGGCCATGACGATCATCAATGCTCGGCGTGCGGCGGTCAGCCTTCCGGCGCTCACGGCGACCACGCAAGCAGAGGCGGTTGCCCACGTCATCGAAGAGCGCCGAAAGGAACTGAGCTTCGAAGGGGGCCACCGCCTGAACGATCTTCTTCGTTACAACATCGTGTGGAAGACCGGGTCGAACCCGTTCACCAATCGTCCGTACGGCAGCACGCGCTGCTGGCCGCACCCGACGCGTGAGATCAACGGCGTGTAG
- a CDS encoding SusC/RagA family TonB-linked outer membrane protein, whose protein sequence is MAWGGAVQAQQGGVIAGTVVDAKSGLPLPDAQVIVVGTTGGVRSGTRGDFRLTNVSGTSVRLRVTRIGYQVMATDARVGETNLRIELAELAVKLDAVVVTGTAGEAQRRTLGNAVGRVDVASNLRVTGPPAKMQDMLSVNVPGVRIMRSSGAIGTGGTTRIRGSGSLSLSNEPLIYIDGVRSNNQAAVASFAFNGQEKPSRLNDLNPEDIESIEVLKGPSAATIYGTEASNGVIQIITKRGRTGRPTWETHIDAGQNWIQDPVGRYPSNFYLRRGGDYRNAADIKEFNVQKFRASRGYADIFSTGTPYAGGGSVSGGTESIKYFFSGDYNRDEGPVDYNWQNKMSARSNLSYTAPNAKFRADLSLGVIRAKTRGASGVQPITTSLLWACNFPWCEPTGPDTSKTGWNGAGQGFQFYRPDDYQGVEGIDYIDRTSLSITLNHSPFSWFKHRLTVGPDMTNNKSSQLVFRDPTGYNPFFAASLGQKQTSALRSTFFTADYSANADWGISKDFIASSAVGVQYYYKQFDQNISQGFEFPVPGPGDVGSGARVAASESFQENKTFGVYGQEQLAWKNRVFLTAAMRADGNSAFGANFDAAYYPKFSASWVISEEPWLANSSVLSQLKLRGAWGRAGLQPDVFSAIQTYQAAVGSNGAGGVTPRNFGNPDLKPEIGEETEFGFDAGLFNQRVGIEFTVYRKDTKDAIISAPLRPSRGFPGVQFLNIGATRNEGIEVGLDFSPISTARWGLDLRATLATNDSKIIDLGGVPPTFVGSSYIQQFNVKGYAPSAYFYKRIKSADVVPDLSLAPNWILPRATNAKCEGGADLSDGDGTLVDCATAPRLYAGRPTPSYNGSMQATLRFGQRIRLFTLVDYLGGVNAVVGDVGAQHTFFRNSRSSIDGSDAILQAWRNDANGPGASGVFDAGFARLRTVSLTYDFHPRLAKLAGATRGSFTFAAENMAFLWRAQKDAYGAPWVDPELLPNRSTDVTGNAGYTQESWPQLARIRGTLRFTF, encoded by the coding sequence ATGGCTTGGGGCGGCGCCGTGCAGGCACAGCAGGGCGGGGTGATCGCCGGAACGGTGGTCGACGCCAAGTCGGGGCTGCCGCTCCCTGACGCGCAGGTGATCGTCGTGGGAACCACCGGTGGGGTGCGTTCGGGGACACGCGGCGACTTTCGCCTAACGAACGTCAGCGGCACGAGCGTGCGCCTCCGGGTCACCCGCATCGGCTACCAGGTGATGGCGACCGACGCGCGGGTCGGTGAGACCAACCTGCGCATCGAGCTCGCCGAGCTCGCCGTCAAGCTCGACGCCGTCGTGGTCACGGGGACGGCCGGCGAGGCGCAGCGGCGGACGCTCGGCAATGCAGTCGGGCGCGTCGACGTGGCGTCCAACCTGCGAGTGACCGGCCCGCCGGCGAAGATGCAGGACATGCTGTCGGTGAACGTCCCCGGGGTGCGCATCATGCGCTCGTCCGGCGCGATCGGCACGGGTGGCACGACGCGCATTCGCGGGTCAGGGAGCCTCTCGCTCTCCAACGAGCCGCTCATCTATATCGATGGCGTCCGCTCCAACAACCAGGCGGCGGTTGCCTCCTTCGCCTTCAACGGCCAGGAGAAGCCAAGCCGCCTCAACGACCTCAATCCCGAGGACATCGAGAGCATCGAGGTGCTCAAGGGCCCCTCGGCGGCGACGATCTACGGGACGGAGGCGTCGAACGGCGTCATCCAGATCATCACGAAACGCGGCCGCACCGGCCGCCCGACGTGGGAGACGCACATCGACGCCGGCCAGAACTGGATCCAGGATCCCGTCGGACGCTATCCATCGAACTTCTACCTGCGTCGCGGCGGTGACTACCGAAACGCTGCCGACATCAAGGAGTTCAACGTACAGAAATTCCGGGCCTCTCGCGGATATGCCGACATCTTCAGCACGGGGACGCCGTATGCCGGCGGCGGCAGCGTCTCGGGCGGGACCGAGTCGATCAAGTACTTCTTCTCCGGGGACTACAACCGCGATGAAGGGCCGGTCGACTACAATTGGCAGAACAAGATGTCGGCTCGCTCGAACCTGAGCTACACGGCACCAAACGCCAAGTTCAGGGCCGACCTGAGCCTGGGGGTCATCCGCGCCAAGACGCGCGGGGCGTCCGGCGTCCAGCCCATTACCACGTCGCTCCTGTGGGCCTGCAACTTTCCCTGGTGCGAGCCGACCGGTCCGGATACGTCCAAGACGGGGTGGAACGGCGCCGGGCAGGGCTTCCAGTTCTATCGGCCCGATGACTATCAGGGGGTCGAGGGGATCGACTACATCGACCGCACGAGCCTGAGCATCACCCTCAACCACAGTCCGTTCTCCTGGTTCAAGCACCGGCTTACCGTCGGGCCGGACATGACGAACAACAAGTCGTCACAGCTCGTCTTCCGCGATCCGACCGGGTACAACCCGTTCTTCGCCGCATCGCTCGGACAGAAGCAGACGTCGGCACTGCGCAGCACCTTCTTCACGGCGGACTACAGCGCCAACGCCGACTGGGGGATCTCGAAGGATTTCATCGCGTCATCAGCCGTGGGGGTCCAGTACTACTACAAGCAGTTCGACCAGAACATCTCGCAAGGCTTCGAGTTCCCGGTCCCCGGTCCGGGCGACGTCGGAAGCGGCGCGCGGGTGGCGGCGTCGGAATCGTTCCAGGAAAACAAGACCTTCGGCGTCTACGGGCAGGAGCAGCTGGCGTGGAAGAACCGCGTCTTCCTGACCGCCGCCATGCGGGCCGACGGCAACTCGGCCTTCGGGGCCAACTTCGACGCGGCGTACTACCCCAAGTTCAGCGCCTCCTGGGTCATCTCCGAGGAGCCATGGCTCGCCAACTCGAGCGTCCTCTCGCAGCTCAAACTGCGCGGTGCATGGGGGCGAGCCGGGCTTCAGCCCGACGTCTTCTCCGCCATTCAGACCTATCAGGCAGCCGTGGGGTCGAACGGGGCCGGTGGCGTGACGCCGCGCAACTTCGGCAACCCGGACCTGAAGCCTGAAATTGGTGAGGAAACCGAGTTCGGCTTCGACGCGGGGCTGTTCAACCAGCGCGTGGGCATCGAGTTCACCGTCTACCGCAAGGACACCAAGGACGCGATCATCTCCGCGCCACTGCGTCCGTCGCGCGGCTTCCCCGGTGTGCAGTTCCTCAACATCGGCGCCACGCGCAACGAGGGAATTGAAGTCGGGCTCGACTTCTCGCCGATCAGCACCGCGCGGTGGGGGCTGGACCTGCGTGCAACGCTCGCCACGAACGACAGCAAGATCATCGACCTGGGCGGCGTTCCGCCCACGTTCGTGGGATCGAGCTACATCCAGCAGTTCAACGTGAAGGGGTACGCCCCGTCGGCCTACTTCTACAAGCGCATCAAGAGCGCCGACGTGGTGCCGGACCTCTCGTTGGCGCCGAACTGGATTCTCCCGCGTGCCACCAACGCCAAGTGCGAGGGTGGTGCCGACCTGAGTGATGGTGACGGGACGCTGGTCGACTGCGCGACCGCGCCGCGCCTCTACGCCGGTCGCCCAACGCCGTCGTACAACGGCTCGATGCAGGCCACGCTGCGCTTTGGCCAGCGCATCCGCCTCTTCACGCTGGTCGACTACCTCGGCGGCGTGAACGCGGTGGTGGGTGACGTGGGCGCGCAGCACACCTTCTTCCGCAACTCGCGCAGTTCCATCGATGGGAGCGACGCGATCCTTCAGGCGTGGCGCAACGACGCCAACGGTCCAGGGGCTTCGGGGGTCTTCGACGCGGGCTTCGCACGGCTGCGTACGGTCTCGCTCACCTACGACTTCCACCCACGCCTCGCCAAGCTGGCGGGCGCCACGCGCGGCTCCTTCACGTTCGCCGCCGAGAACATGGCGTTCCTGTGGCGTGCCCAGAAGGACGCGTACGGTGCCCCGTGGGTCGATCCCGAACTGCTGCCCAATCGTTCCACCGACGTCACGGGCAACGCCGGCTACACGCAGGAGTCGTGGCCGCAGCTCGCCCGCATCCGTGGCACGCTCCGATTCACCTTCTAA
- a CDS encoding sialidase, with translation MRSVHALLAAVLLPPLLAAAQPAVQKPSIDPSVYARLPWRTIGPEGNRFTSAAGIPGDPLTYYVGAASGGVWKTTDGGVNWRSLFDAQPVQSIGALAVSRSDPNTIWAGTGEAHIRSHISVGMGVYKSTDAGRSWSLMGLEKTGRIARVAIHPQDPNTVLVCALGHAYGPQPERGVFRTTDGGVTWTRVLHVDEQTGCSDLAMDPKNPRILFAGMWQLEIHTWGRTSGGPGSGLFTSRDGGATWTRLTGHGLPRGPVGKVAVAIAPSNPDRVFALIETGDGLPWNGQPTESGQLWRSEDGGENWALITRDRNAMGRAHYYSRMAVTPDDQDEAYFLTASYAKSVDGGATLRTLQGREAPGGDHHDIWIDPTNGNRQIVAHDQGLSITQNRGRSWYRQRLLNAQMYHVTVDNEIPYNVLGNKQDEPSYRGPSNSRVMGGRSAGISRGMWHSVGGGESGWATPDPTDSKIIWSTASGSGMVGGIVVRFEEDRRQFRNVEVWPQQSNGPADGVKYRFVWDSPFHISPHDHNTIYVGSQHVHRTTNGGQSWEVISPDLTLNDRSRMGSSGGLTPDNIGVEYAGVVYGIAESTREKGLIWVGTNDGLVQLTRDGGKSWTNVTKNIPNLPAWGSVRSIAPSRYDAATAYLTVDFHQVNNRDPYIYRTTDYGRSWKSITNGIPRSMLSYAKVITEDPVRRGMLYVGTENAIYVSFDDGDNWQPLQNDLPHAPVSGIVVQEHFNDLVISTYGRGFWIMDDITPLRALTPELLASPATLFAPRAAYRYRPITAPSTTYDDPTMGQDPEYGASINYYLKAPVAGTVTLTIADAKGDVIRTLTGSNAAGINRVHWDLRHEASMVTRLQTSPLYAPHIVPGPGGRVAPGTGQLAILAPPGRYTVTLTAGGVVQQQMLDVRKDPNSGGTEGDIEAQVRALVAIRQDLNDGADAVHRIEAVRVQVEAIAKVVSDAEVKRAAETMLEQFVDLEMNLVDLRLTGGGQDGVRFGSKLLAKLNYLANGVSSSDYRPTNQHVEVQGILNGELKTHLARLDGLLDKELTAFNALLRSRNVPNVIVRSRAPISD, from the coding sequence ATGCGCTCCGTTCACGCCCTGCTCGCCGCAGTACTCCTGCCCCCGCTGCTCGCCGCCGCGCAGCCGGCGGTGCAGAAGCCCTCCATCGATCCGTCGGTCTACGCTCGCTTGCCGTGGCGCACGATCGGCCCCGAGGGCAACCGATTCACCTCGGCCGCCGGCATCCCGGGGGACCCGCTCACCTACTACGTGGGCGCGGCCTCTGGCGGGGTCTGGAAGACGACCGATGGCGGCGTCAACTGGCGCTCGCTGTTCGACGCGCAACCGGTCCAGTCCATTGGCGCCCTCGCCGTCTCGCGTTCCGACCCCAACACGATCTGGGCCGGGACCGGTGAAGCACACATCCGCAGCCACATCTCGGTGGGGATGGGGGTGTACAAGTCGACCGATGCCGGACGCAGTTGGTCGCTGATGGGGCTCGAGAAGACGGGGCGCATCGCGCGCGTGGCGATTCACCCGCAGGATCCGAACACCGTCCTCGTCTGTGCCCTGGGACATGCGTACGGCCCGCAGCCCGAGCGTGGCGTCTTCCGCACGACCGACGGCGGTGTCACGTGGACGCGCGTGCTGCACGTGGACGAGCAGACCGGGTGCTCGGACCTGGCGATGGACCCAAAGAACCCGCGGATCCTCTTCGCCGGGATGTGGCAGCTGGAGATCCACACATGGGGGCGCACCTCCGGTGGACCGGGGAGCGGGCTCTTCACCTCACGTGATGGCGGCGCCACCTGGACGCGCCTAACGGGGCACGGCCTCCCCCGGGGACCGGTGGGCAAGGTCGCCGTAGCGATCGCCCCGTCCAACCCCGACCGTGTCTTCGCCCTCATCGAAACGGGCGACGGACTCCCGTGGAATGGCCAACCGACGGAGAGCGGGCAGCTCTGGCGCTCGGAGGACGGCGGCGAGAACTGGGCGCTCATCACGCGCGACCGCAACGCCATGGGGCGCGCGCACTACTACTCGCGCATGGCTGTCACCCCCGATGACCAGGACGAGGCGTACTTCCTGACGGCCTCGTATGCCAAGTCGGTCGATGGGGGCGCCACCCTGCGCACCCTGCAGGGGCGCGAAGCGCCGGGCGGGGACCACCACGACATCTGGATCGACCCGACCAACGGCAACCGCCAGATCGTCGCGCACGACCAGGGTCTCTCGATCACGCAGAACCGCGGGCGCTCCTGGTACCGTCAGCGCCTGCTGAACGCGCAGATGTACCACGTCACGGTAGACAACGAGATCCCGTACAATGTGCTGGGGAACAAGCAGGACGAGCCGTCGTATCGCGGTCCCTCCAACTCGCGCGTGATGGGGGGGCGAAGCGCCGGGATCTCACGCGGGATGTGGCATTCGGTCGGGGGCGGCGAGAGCGGGTGGGCCACACCCGACCCAACCGATTCGAAGATCATCTGGTCGACCGCCTCGGGCTCGGGCATGGTCGGCGGCATCGTGGTGCGCTTCGAGGAGGACCGCCGGCAGTTCCGCAACGTGGAGGTCTGGCCCCAGCAGTCCAACGGCCCCGCCGACGGGGTGAAGTACCGCTTCGTCTGGGACTCCCCGTTCCACATCTCGCCGCACGATCACAACACGATCTACGTCGGGAGCCAGCACGTGCACCGCACGACGAACGGCGGCCAGAGCTGGGAGGTGATCTCCCCCGACCTCACGCTCAACGATCGCTCCCGCATGGGGAGTTCAGGGGGACTCACCCCGGACAACATCGGCGTGGAGTACGCCGGCGTGGTGTACGGCATCGCCGAGTCGACGCGAGAGAAGGGGCTGATCTGGGTGGGGACGAACGACGGCCTCGTGCAGCTGACGAGAGACGGCGGAAAGAGTTGGACCAACGTCACGAAGAACATCCCCAATCTTCCGGCGTGGGGGAGCGTGCGCTCCATCGCCCCGTCGCGGTACGACGCCGCGACGGCGTACCTCACGGTCGACTTCCACCAGGTGAACAATCGCGACCCGTACATCTATCGCACCACGGACTACGGGCGCAGCTGGAAGAGCATCACCAACGGCATCCCGCGGAGCATGCTGAGCTACGCCAAGGTCATCACCGAGGACCCGGTGCGCCGCGGAATGCTCTATGTCGGGACGGAGAACGCCATCTACGTGTCGTTTGACGACGGCGACAACTGGCAGCCGCTCCAGAACGACTTGCCGCATGCGCCGGTCTCCGGGATCGTCGTGCAGGAGCACTTCAACGACCTGGTGATCTCCACGTACGGGCGCGGCTTCTGGATCATGGATGACATCACGCCGCTCCGGGCGCTCACCCCGGAGCTGCTCGCCTCGCCGGCCACCCTCTTCGCCCCGCGCGCGGCGTATCGTTATCGCCCGATCACCGCCCCGTCGACGACGTACGACGACCCAACGATGGGCCAGGATCCGGAGTACGGCGCGTCGATCAACTACTACCTCAAGGCGCCGGTTGCCGGAACGGTGACGCTCACCATCGCCGACGCGAAAGGCGACGTGATCCGCACGCTCACCGGGAGCAATGCCGCCGGGATCAACCGCGTGCACTGGGACCTGCGCCACGAGGCGTCGATGGTCACGCGGCTCCAGACCTCGCCGCTCTACGCGCCACACATCGTTCCCGGCCCTGGTGGACGTGTGGCGCCCGGCACGGGGCAGCTGGCGATTCTTGCCCCGCCGGGACGCTACACCGTCACCCTCACGGCCGGCGGCGTAGTGCAGCAGCAGATGCTCGACGTCCGCAAGGACCCCAACTCGGGCGGGACGGAAGGTGACATCGAGGCCCAGGTCCGCGCCCTCGTCGCGATCCGACAGGACCTGAACGACGGCGCCGATGCGGTGCATCGCATCGAAGCCGTGCGGGTGCAAGTCGAGGCGATCGCGAAGGTGGTGAGCGACGCCGAGGTGAAGCGGGCGGCCGAAACGATGCTAGAGCAGTTTGTCGACCTCGAAATGAACCTCGTCGACCTGCGACTGACGGGTGGCGGGCAGGATGGGGTGCGCTTCGGGTCCAAGCTGCTCGCGAAGCTCAACTACCTGGCCAATGGCGTGTCGAGCAGCGACTACCGCCCCACCAACCAGCACGTCGAGGTGCAGGGCATCCTCAATGGGGAGCTGAAGACGCACCTCGCACGCCTCGACGGGTTGCTCGACAAGGAACTCACCGCCTTCAACGCGCTGCTGCGCTCACGCAACGTCCCCAACGTGATCGTGCGTTCGCGCGCTCCGATCAGCGACTGA